GATCTAAAGGTGGATCGCAGAAGAAGCTTTTCCAGAATGTATCAGGAAGGAAGGTTtgggtgtgtctgtgtttctgtgtaaGGAAGCTCCTCTCTGTCACATGTACACTGGAGGATTTCTTGGAAGTGACGGTTAAATGTTAACAATGAACTGTTTCAATTctacacttattttcacatagcGATGAGTAGAGTTAAACATAGGTGCCCATGCAGTTTCCGTATTGCACTCAGAAATACTTTAACAAACCTTTTTCACTGCTtgattagcacttttttttttttaatgagtgaaAGTTTTCTGGATTTCTGGATTACTTTTTGTGTATTTGCCTCAAAAATGCCAGGGTGATAAAACCtgtcctaaaaaaaacaaaacaggaaatgaTCTCATTGAAAGGACCCCTGCTCAGCttggtaaaaaaaattctgatctgTGTGTAGAGAATCAGATTATGGACTAGAAGAGAGTGACCTGTGTCCATCTGTGTGTTTGAGGACCAAGTCAAAAGACCTCTTTAGATTGTAAGCCTGAGCACGGCTGATTCTCTTTAATCGCTTTAGGTGCCATGCTGTGAGACTTATGAGAGAGGCCACTGTTTGTCCTGGAGATGACATAACATCATCACTACGTATGCACCACGTACCTGTGTGATTTGTATGTTTCAATCTCTAGATTAATTGCAGTCAAGCCACTGAAGTCATTTGggttattatttcaaatatcagtgtCAGAATAACtaaatccatttttttattttttgtcattaaagtgtCGTGTTCACTAGCCAGGAAAGATAAAGAGCACTGCATATCAGCCAGTTTCACTCTTGTGAATTGAGGTTTCTCTGATTTGTAATGTTTCAGATAAGCTTAAGATGATGGGAGCATGTGAATTGTTTTGAGGAATGGATTGAAAATGGAAATGAATAAAGGAGAGAACAAAATGTGCAGTTGTCTCTGTGTCTCTATAGTGCTGTGTTCCCTCTGTTCTGAATCTTTTCATTCCTGTTCTGTAAAGATTTCTCAAGCAATGTCTGCTTGACTGAATGATTTTAGACTGAAAagctcatttgcatgtgtttttctttacttttaacATGCACATAGAGATCATAATTAAGATTAGAGTGTGAAACTCAAGATTGTGATCTGTAACAGTTGTGTGAcccttaaaggaatggttcacccatttaccattttatatttacaaaatctgTTATGGCTTCCATGGACTACAAAAAGagagattttgaagaatcttcatgctgctcttttacaaaaaaaaaaaaaaaaaaaaaaaacagcctcaaTAAAATCTTTGCTCAGTGCAATGTTATTTTTGTGGTCATACAACAACTTTGTCACGTATGAAGTGTCAAGCATGCGCAAACATTATAAACATTCTAAAAGTAATTTTAGAATTAAGTTCATTGCTATAACAGAGAGTAAGATTTTTGGGCATTTGCCTTTCATGCCATCCATGTCACTGTTTACTGTATGTAAAATTAGTATTACCTGGTTTTATGAGATTAATGAGTGTATAATTGATGACAGCTTCcttttaaattatgttattaactattattatttgtgaaaaatgcTTCGATAAGAATTTGTGGTTCTtatctaatataatttaagtTCCTATCTAAAATATAAATCTGTTTCTTTCATGACAACTCTTGGAAggattggcatggtaatgtacatgacaaaGTTAATGTGTTTGGCCTCGGCCGAATAGATCTGCCACGCTGCCTTGGCAGAGCAAAAACCGAGatttgctactgccaatacatccgcTGTGAGCATGTAAGGAATATTGCTGCTGTAAATATAACATACTTGAAGTAACCCCTACATAGTATACATGTACCACctcgtagcagatctatacaggtggagctggggaaggtggagggtttctgaagcaagctgcactGCTACGGTAAGCCCTAGACATGTATTTGAACGCTGAGCAGCTAGCTTATTGGTTAACAaaacaggagagaaccaatcagctgtgccgtgtgataatgatgtcattaggtcagacTGAGTTAAACCTATcggactgcgccatctagagtttcatgccagaactctgtatttattttacaggtttaatttttaaatattttaaatgtttttatattgtttatattattttcaattaatttatttttaaaataaatgattttagcagcttattattttttaaattaaatatcataaatatcatAAAAGCGTTCCATCTGCCATCAACCACCCTGCTCTCTAAGACATTGTCACtggccataaaataaaaataataataatttggttgactattttctatctgttttttttttttttttggtgtttgaaAGCTACTGACCACTGTCTGCTtttgttgtatggaaaagagcagcatgaacatttgcCTAAATATCTCCTTTTCTCTTTCATGAAAGATAGAACATATATAGGTTCAGAACATGATGAAGATGAATGATCAtcgacagaactttcatttttggtcaaACTAGTCATCATTGATCTCTCCAGATGCCTCTCTCAGAGTAATCAACAGACTAAAATTCTGAACCCAGTGCTTCTGCTCTTCTGCGAGAGCTTTTCTATCATGTGTCTGTGGTGTAAACAAGCGTGCAGGGATGCGATGTGTGTTGTTACACTGGACTGACTGTTGAATTGTCACGTATGAAGTGTTCAAGCATGCGCAAACACGAGATCTGCTTTGCACCATGCTTGGAGAGGTTCTGTACGCCTAACTTTAGGTTGCCATGCTGAGATGAGAGAAGGTCAAGGCGGCTCGCTGTTGTCTTCCATTGCTGTGTGTTCTTTTCACAGTGTCTCCTCCGTGCTCTGCTCACTGTCTGTTCCTTTCTTCACAATGCATTGCATATTCAGAAGCAGCAGCATGTAGGtatatgaaaaacaacaaaacttcAACCAGCTGCATGGCCTCTTTTTGTTTAGTCCTTTTCTTCCTGTTTTAGTTtaccttattattttttttgcaaagagtTTCACAATATTCTGACAGTCATTCTTGCAGGAAAAGCACTTGACAACACAAAAAATGAAACTGATTTGTAATTTACAGTCATGTTAGGCGAGTTTGTTTGGTTCTGTTTATAAgagtagttcactcaaaaatgtaaattcgtTCAGTATTTACATGGctttccaaacccatatgctgttgtttttatttctgcGGGATGCAAGAAGATCATTTTTGAGGAAtccttaatataaaaatgcagttcAAAGTGACCATGTCTGTCAAGTTACATGATATCTTTCCACAGAAAAACAACAGCATATGGTGAGTAAAaaggacagaattttcatttttcagtgaaatgTTCCTTTAATACTCTGACATTTTGAAACCCCGTTTTGACATGCTTTATATTTTGAGTTTCTGTCTTTGTTCTCCACCCTGTTGTCTCCGTGTCATTGTCCCTGTGTTTGCCCGTCTGTGGTGTGTGTATGATGGCATGATTGTAATGCACGTTGGGATTTATCTtgcctctctccctctttctatTTCTGGCCTACTCCACCCTAACTCGATCTAACTCTCTCTTTAACCTCTCTGCATTTGTTCTCACTTGAATCACATGATTTTGAGTCAATTTCCTGTTGTTCTCTCTCTTAACTAACATCTGTCCCTCTTCTCTGCAGGGGATGTGCTTTTCCAGATGGCAGAGGTCCACCGACAGATTCAGATGCAGTTAGAGGAAATGGTCTGTACTTTATTTGACTGCCATCCATTTTGCATCTTTTTGAAAGTATCTATTTTACATAGATTAGATTAGAAATTTTACCATCTTGTCATGTTCAATATAAATTAAATCCAGTGGATTTTAATGTAAATCACAGTATACATGGAGCAAACTCAAAAAGGATTTACACACGTTTGTAATTCAAATAACAAGAATGTGATCCCTGaataattaaaggtgctgtatgttattttttttatgtatgaaagcatagaaatactataatatatttgcaaatatttaGGAAATgagttatttttttctgaaaaacaatgcttcaGCCAGTTatcataatgtgtttttgtttggttttgcttgATTCCGCCCTCTGCCATTTTAACACCCATGGTTGCCAGGTGGTGGAAAATACAGCGTAATGCAGCCATGGAAGCGGGAAAACAAACTGGGTCAGACATTGCAGATTCTACCTGACTAAAAGGCATTCTAAAAACTTCTCTCTGAATAAAAGCATATTACAAATTGTATAAGTCAAAATTGGCGCCTTCCATTGTCAATTGCGCTGTGTGTCTTCAATCTGGCAACCCGCGTGAGTGTCAAAGAGGAGGAGTGGGAGAAACAACTCTCTCCAATTTCAATTTGGACTGCAGTACCCAATTCAACTGATAGCTGGCATCATTACATACTGCTCCTTGATGCAACCGCAAAGCAAATATACAACCTTGACGTGTCTGATATAAAACCTTCTGGAATGCTCAGTTGAGGTTTTTACTGTAAGCACAACATTGTGGGATGACTCATTTTCTGTGCTTATCAACATTATTCAAAAAATGTATTGATAGTGTACTGAACATGTAACATTTCTAGGTATGTTGTACAATCTGCACAAATCTGTGTTTTAAGGATCTTAAAAGCccattttttctccattttgatGCAGTTGAAATGCTTCCACAACGAGCTGCTGTCGGAGCTGGAGAAGAAGGTGGAATTGGACGCAAGATACCTGACTGTGAGTCCACAGCACATCCCACTCCTTCTGATAACCTAGTAATACACATACGTCTATCTGAGCAAccgacacacacactctctgcacACACACTTTTCATAATAAGAATAACACCATTCTACGTTTTCTATTTCACTTGAAAATGCATGAGATTATGTAAAGTAAAACTTGTGCAAATCATTTTAAACTGACAATTGTTAAATCACAGTAGGAATGAAATTACCCATAGGTCTCTTATGTTCAgtagaaaatgtaatatatttttacaatttaaaatgactattttctgtttgaatatatttcaaaatgtaattcattcctgtgaagcgaagcagaattttcagcatcgttactccagtcttcagtgtctcacaatccttcagaaatcattctgataatttcttattatcaatgtctttactgtcacttttgagcaattaaATGTGTCCCTGCTGAATAAcgatatttatttcttaaaaacaattcaaaataaaattttaccaATGCCAAACTTTTGTAGTGGCAATATGGATGTTTAGCAGTGTTTCTGAGTTAAATTTTGTCTTTCCTTTTGGCAGTCTGATGAAATACTGagccaagaataaaaaaaaaaactacaaaaactggATGACATTGCTGACTCTGCTTTGGTTACATGCTTCACATTTTGCCAAATGTAGCGGATTATTTGCAAacaattaacatttatgcatttggcatatAATTTTATGCAAAGCAACTTATCAGCACACGTTTCCTTGATTCAAACACACAGTACAGTGGAGCtacagaaacaaaagaaaataaataaacagaaaaattgtGTTCACTACACAGTATATATACCGCAGACTTCTTTTTAGTAGTTAGTTCGCCGTTCCAAACACACTCATacataatttagaaatacatCTTGTTTTCTTGTATAGCAACGACCCTGTTTTCACTTCACTCCTGTTTCCACTATTTTCAACAAATGAAAATACACAATTTGTGGCAGATTAATGTATGTTTGGTGCAGTGCTGAGGGAGATATCTTTAGACTGTGAGTGGGTTGGAGAGGAGCTGTGTAGAGCAGTTCATTGGGTGGGGGGGGGCAGTTGGGCGTCGCTTGTCATCACATTGTATTCAGATAAAATTAAAGCCTTGCTGTCTTGCCTTATTCAGCGCTGGAGAGCGCGGTCTGCGGTCGTTCCCCTTGGAAACCAAACACTTATTTCTTTCCGTCTACACATTCTGTGCAACACATCGCATCTCTGCTCTGGAGTCCATTGTGAGATCTCTGTGTAGGTCTGGATGACTCTTATGATCTCCATTTTGTGCTTCCGCCATAGGAGCACCATTTTATAAAGATGAACAGTGATATAACAGGTTGAGAAAATGTTTCATATGTATATTCTGTTCTGCCCACAACAAATCAAGCTGTACAAGAAAGCGAATCAAGTGAACTGAAGTTATCCAGCCGCACGCTCCATCTCTTGAATTCCAGAAGAAATCATGATCCGTCAGGTctggtttttatttattcctgtaaagCCTTGTAAATCGTTCATATGATGAGAAACGGGGATCAGGGCTGTCGAAGCACAATCTTCCTCTCTCCTGCCGAAGATTGAGCGATTGCTCCATCACTCACATGTAACGCTGTCTTTGTAGACACTTTCCTGCTGCGCAAGAATCTGGTCGAGCTGCCAAACTATTTATAAGCGTGTAGTCTAGAGATCATTCTCTCAGCGTACCTTGTGTAGGATGTGTGAAGATTCATACATCTAGAAGTTCTCAGCCAAGTGTATCAGCCTCCAGAACTTGGAGGTTGGGAGTGGAGAGCTTCGCTGCTTTCTTCTGCAGACATCAGAAGTGCTGCCCTGAAACACTCCAGACCTTCAGGTCTGCTCCAGACCCCGGTGAACCACAGGGCCAGACCGCGTTTGAAGGCCTCATGAAGGGATCCTGACTTGAAGGCTGTTCTTAAAAGTCGCTGGCAGAGCTATGCTGCCTTCTCAGACACTCTGGACAAATTGTAAGGCAGGATCACAAATGTCTATCTTGGAGAAGACAATCCCAGGACTGGCAATGTGCACTTTACTTGATGATTACTCAACAGATGAATCGGATGATGTGTGAGACTGGGGTTTGATGCTCAGTTTATGTACATTATGTTCCAGACAGAACATTTTAAGGTGTTGCAACACATCTAACTTTGAGCGTTGTGTCATGTCAAGttaattttataatcatttttgtGTATTGATTGTGAAAAGTAAAATGGTGAAACGTTTATTGTAAAGATACTTGTAcagtatttgatcaaaattagaAAATTAGTTGTGGaatcattagcttagcaacatgctaaagtcTGATCGAGTTGAGCAGGTCTGTATTACTGCGCTGATAACGTCACAATTTCACGATTATATATCAGAATATCACGATTTTGATAGTTTGATTATAATTCATatcttaataacaataattgattatttattaaaattgtaaaatttacaTACTAAAATAATGatgatttatgttattattatttgtattattttatataaatataaaatgtattatataatggtataatgatcatttttattttgatgatgatgatgatgatgatgatggttattattattattattattattattattattattattattattattatttcggtATAGTCCAGACTTCTTTACTTACAAGTGAATCTGAGGGTTATAATATCACAATTGATTGTGAtctggtaataaaaacattaatattatactGGTAGTAGTCatattagtaataattattattattattattataataatggttAATTGTGTGATTCACTTGTGATTGGAAAAAGTCTGTAGGACTGTGCTGATAAAAATCACAtgcgcgctcacacacacacacacacacatataataataGCTGTTATTATAGTAACTATAttgatacatatttatatattgatcatattattatttttattgttattattattaatatttgtaatggtTGTCATCTTTATAGTaactatattgttttattataatatttatatattaattatcatattattatcactattattattaatgacagttgttattattgttgttgtttgttataTCATGTGAATTCTGTCAGGGGAGCATTATCTGTGTGCTGTACATTAGTGACCACTAAGAAAGTTCCTGTCTGTGTAGGCTGTTTTTCTCCAGGCTGTGTCTCAGAGGAGGGCAGTAGACAGCAGACAGCGAGTGTTTTGGAACATGACTTTTGACTAGTGGGCTTTGACTCCcgtgtctttcttaacgctgtagcTACAGTCGGTTGATTTCTGCATTTACCAACAATCTTCCTGTGTTTTTCCTCCTGAAGGCGGCTCTTAAGAAGTACCAGGTGGAGCACAAAAGCAAAGGAGAGAGTCTGGAGAAATGCCAGGGTGAGCTGAAGAAACTGCGGAGGAAGAGCCAGGGCAGCAAGAACCCCTCCAAGTACGGCGAGAAGGAGTTGCAGGTGAGCCCCCACACCGCCGCCACAGAGCTAGCGTGTCACCGTGGGCTCCGTCGAGGCCTTTGAAAGGGACGGAGGTGGATGGATAGGCACTGGCTCAGTGAGACCACCTACATCATGTTAATGCTGGGATGATTTTAACGGCGTCTGAATGTAAGAAGTGTTGCGAGCCTCTCACGGCAGAGAGAACACAATGGGGGGGCGAAAGGTGTAGGTGTGTATACAAACAGCGCTGCGGCATATCAGCTAAGAGGCtgcgctaaacacacacacacacatcacagcgGTTTTTACTGACTTTCTTCCCTGTTTAAACTGAGCGAGTGGACCTTTACCTGGCATATTAATTGCTGGCCTGCTGAGAGGACTCTTACGCTGTGACAGCGGGGTTGTGGAGACCTGGCATAGATCAATAAGCAAAGTGCATGTGCTCTCTGGCCCAGATCTCTCAGAAAGCTTACTCGCTCTGCCAGGTGTGAAAGAACGGCCCTCCTGACAGAGTCATGGTATCCCAGATCGGATCACACTTCCTTAAAATTGTTTTTAGTTCGTTTTATTTCGattttccatttacatttaattttaatttaatcaaaatgttttagttttatcataattgttatttattttcagtatagCAGCTGTCCTCTTTTTCAGCTGCCGTAAGTCCTGGATTATTTTTCCCGTAGGAATTTTTTTAAAAGAGCTTCATTAAAAAGTTATAAGACATGAACAAACCAAGCAGCAACgaggtgaatcacaacattacgAGCTTTGAATTTGAAGcgaaaatatatatgtaaatcagAAAAAACAGACTTTTAACAGAGGCTTTTAATGAGGGAAAGGACTACAATCCACTGTAACATATCatataatcaaattaaatggATAAGTATTGATTTAAAGATGTTGATAATGTATACAGAagcaatgtattttatgtttattgctaaaaaagtattttatactttgcaaaatatgacaaaagaaaaatgttttttattatttgtatagtgcGTACTctaataattttaaaactttatttacataaagattttaaaataatcataacagATGCACAAGACTTACGTTTAATTTagaatgtaataaaaatgaattaaaagcatattaaaataaaataatgcataaataatatgatacagtgcaatcagttggATGCAGCTCAGTGTTCTTTCAGTAAATGATCCATTAAACAGATGTATtgagctaaatatatatatatatatttaaacatttaagtagTTTTTAAGAAAAACGTAACATTTGCCGTTCTTACACATTTAATCGGAGTGATTCATGGGAGTGTCACGATTCACTGATTGGTGGAGGTTTCTTTGAcgaatagtttttttgtttttactaggaattgtgcttttgaacatcatttttaaaaaggcattaaaataatgcatgttaCCTTGTCAGAAAATATGGGAAGTGAACATGTGGTTGGTTCACCTGTCAATCAGTTCTTGCCTCATTGAATGATTATGTCTGACACAATGCATAGTTCAATTACATCAACGAACAACAAAAGCTAAAATATTCTCTTTCTTTTCTAAGcttacattttatgtaaattcATTTTCAGATGGTTTTCACTGTCATAATAGGTGGTTTTATTcaactgtatactgtatacaaaaGTCTTCACAGTAGGTCATTTTTATATTACTAGCTAAAGATAATGATGATAACCCTGAGTGTGCGGCTGAAATCCCCCCTGAGGCTGTGAGCATGCAGGAGCAGGTATCTGCCAGTGACTGCGCTTTGGTGGTTTGAGATGCAGCGCTGCTGGAAGTTTATACAGTAAATGTGTCTGTCCACTGCCAGATACCCTGCAGATAGTTAGCTCATGTTGAGCCAAGCTACACTCGCCTAAGAGATCCACAAATATTTTGAGTGTTGTGATTTTGTAAACTAAAGCCACAAGAGGCCATGATTTGCAGTGATTTTATCAAGGGTGGATGTTAAGGGATGTTTTACATGATACAGACTTATTTATAAAATGGTCCCAAAAATTGTTATACTTACaatataaactaccattcaaaactttgaGGTACATaggattttaattttattctattattgacaataaagacattaataatgttataaaagatatatattttaatattataatttattattattattattattattattattattattattattattattattattattattattattattattataaatgctgttcttttgaacttcaaaTCATCAAAATCCTGAATACATactcttttcaacactgataataatatgaaacgtttcttgagcagcaaatcagcatattataatgttttctaaaggatcatgtgattctaaatactggagtaatgatgctgacattttaaaatgtattcatataaaaaataataataatatttcacaataatagtttttactgtatttctgctcaaataaatgcagccttgctgagcattaATACATATTACcgacctcaaacatttgaataataGTGTAGAATTCAACTCATTTACAATCTATCAGtagttttacatttagtttactTAGCCTACCTAATGTGTCTCATCCAATCATATCTGTTTTATAAATATGACAAGAAATAACCGTCAAGTTTAAGAACATGTTTACCCTTGataaaatcactgtaacacactACGGATTAGCTTTAATAAAAGAAAGTAGACACAGATGTTCAATTAATAGTttgatgtattaatattaatgcttGTTCAGAGTTTGTTTCAGTCTTTACAGTTGCCAAGCAACAAAGTCCCTCACCAGATTAAaatcaaggggcaaggaactcgaccggaagttgaagtcgggtgggggctgccatcttttagcagaacttcacttgcgttagcattcccattgactcccattcattttggcgtcactttgacagcgaataactttacatctgaggcgtttaaagactctgtttgtccattatttatttctaaagatacacgacaatgtataaagggctccattaccttctatgttacattatggccccgtataaacagtttttgtaaaaaataggctaacgattgcgtcataaccactcggctctctgtcgcattaccgtacagacaggaggagaagctcgaaggcaattaacttaatatggcgtactggcgttacattttaaaatactatacaaaataattaatcagaatacttactcctgctcactcacgacaaagaactccccgctcaagctcgccgtctctgcaagattaacgatggcagttttcacgcacacttactagaagatttacatctgccagacaggttgctgacgtcgtcaagcttcgtttgagtctgcgcgtcagaaacggaagtgctaaaaaacgctaaaactgggcttcatttgtctcaattgagttcccatggggtcgctgtgtccatttcttttactgtctatgattaaAATATGATGTTTGGTCATGGGCGTGTGTGCATTCAATGACTATGAACACAGCCCATTCAATCAAATTCTGTACATTTCCACACTGAAGGCCTTTCCACACTGAGCGCGATGCGAAAAAGCGAGGCGAATCACAGATGAATGGTGCTTTCACGCCGTGCGCAAAATGATTGTTAGTCTTCTGCTAATTCATGCTTGCATGCTAGGTGGCGCCAAACAACAATGTATTTTTCCTCAGATATATATCGGATATGGTCCACTGCTCAATATATagcattaaattaagataaattaagtTTGGTTCTGCACCAGAAACACAAATGTCTTTAATGCTTACAAGAATATCCCATAATATAATTGGAGGTACAATCAACATGAAGCTACACTTGAAAACTtatgtaattattaatgtatttgtttaaaagtcACTTTAAATCATCATCAAGTGCTTGTAATAATTTCCGATTGTGATCTATAGTATAATTTAGATTATAATTGGCAGACTCTTTGTATGTCATCAACATCCTTTATTGTTGAGCTGCATACATAACGCATacagaaaatgtatcattataaTCATGTCTGTTTGCTTTCATATGTCATGTGTAGataaatgtttcacttgatttttttaaacactgaaaaaaatactcTATATGTTCAGACACCAACGACAACAACATATTATTTGTATGTTGGTTGAAAGTCCTCTCCTTCTGTGTTTTTATGCTCGTGCTCAATGCAGTCTTCTGAGCTTTTCGCACCGCCGAGTCATGCTTCGGTCACACTGAAaagatttgtcaaaaaaaaaaaaaaaaaacatctgcatttTCAGTGCACGAATGTTTGCAGTCTATATGGATTCATCAATAAGAATCTGTTGTTTTATTCCAGCGCGCCATCGCATCCGATATTCACTTTGCTTTTTTCGTGCTCGGCGTGGAAAGGCCTTTAGATGATAAATGTTAcaagtagagttgttccgattccgatactagtatcggaaatatcaccgataccacaacaaatactggcatcggcgagtacatgaacccatataccgatccgataccattttcttaaacaagacctagttatgaccgctagtTTTGtgtaaccgctgcacggttcttcttcgctgctcagaattcATTGCAAACACAGGACGTTCTGCTGAGCTGCCACAAGCAAcccgtttagagcagcgaagaatttatatattataaatcaatggttagcagtatgtccgctgtttagcagtatttcagactggacAAACCAGACAGTAAAACAGTGACTAGGGATGCCACAAGTACTGGCACTTTGCTACCAAGTCagtgctgaaaatgtaaaaatgtgattaTACCATCGTATCTGTAGTACCGGTATTAAGTTCGAGTATATTCGctacccgcagctgcgttcagtcgcttccgtgttagtAAAAGGGCAGGGCTCCAAACTTTAGCCAAATATAcaagtgtctgtgaatattaagctgtaaaatattatttaaatattactcttgcaaattctacatctctatGTGTGATGGACGCAGATGtgcgggagctcgctgtttttTAGTCTCTATACACTATATGAGTGTCACTATAtaaggacacgaacgcataaaacGTCACTTcatgataatttaatttagtgtCACTATATGGGGACACGAACGCATACAACGTCACTTCATGataatttaccgtttcatttgagaaaactgttcggtttaacataaatatattaagctactgttgtagcctacagcaGCTTTAGCTATGGCTCTatgtagtattaataataataattatggctagacggttgcttgttttttacttgttttgttgttatattgtaaaactaaaataccttttttagtttgtggtgatagatttttggctgcatttgaagttctttttcgcttaagaaaataaataatattacggtcatattcatgtcagataataaaaa
The window above is part of the Carassius auratus strain Wakin unplaced genomic scaffold, ASM336829v1 scaf_tig00035784, whole genome shotgun sequence genome. Proteins encoded here:
- the LOC113082297 gene encoding brain-specific angiogenesis inhibitor 1-associated protein 2-like, producing the protein MAEVHRQIQMQLEEMLKCFHNELLSELEKKVELDARYLTAALKKYQVEHKSKGESLEKCQGELKKLRRKSQGSKNPSKYGEKELQYVETISSKQSELDSFIAEGYKTALSEERRRYCFPGGPPVRRGQEQQRLPWQGVPAK